Within Marinomonas mediterranea MMB-1, the genomic segment AGTGTCGGTTAGTCCAAGAACATCGACAACCATATGATTGTATATCCCGTTGACCGGATCAAAGATAAACTGCCATCCGAATACAACACTGATAACGGGGGCGAAGTAGGGCAGTAAAATTAACCCTCGTGCGAGGTTTCTAAACCGAAAGTCTTGATTCATCAAGATAGCAGCGGCTAAACCAAGGATGGTTGTTCCGATCACCGTGCCAATTAGATAGACAATGGAAATACCAACAGAGTGATAATATCTTGGGTTGCTCAATAGGTTTGTGTAGTTATCAAGACCAACGAAGGTTCGGTTACCATTTAGCTGGACATCAAAAAAGCTTAAATACACGTTAAAGGCAATTGGGTATATGACAAGTAAGGCAATAATCCCAACCGCTGGTGCCACTAGTTTTAAGCCAAGTTGCGATTCACTTTTTTTCAACAACGACGACATGTCCGTTTCCTAAAACAAGCTAGAGATCAATAAGTGACGGCGCTTTTGGTTTCAGACGCGCTTCGTGCCAAGTGCTCTTGACAAGAAAACAGCTCGCCGTCACTTTCACTAAATGAATGCGGGGGTGGTTTAACCTTTTGGTTATTTCGCTATGATCGCTTTCATTTCTTGCTCCGCTTCATCCAATGCTGCTTGCGGTGCTTCGTTTTCGATGGCGACGCTATACAGCATTCTTGGGATAACAGATTTAGCAAAAATTTCGCCGGATTCTGGGAAGGTTTTGCCTTTGACCACGGAGAATGAGCGTATGTCGTCAAACCCAGAAACGATTTTTTTCATCTTGTCTGCGCCGTACAGTTTGAAAACGCCATTAGGGTCATCCAAATACGCTGGATCTTCTGCTATACCTTTTAGCATGGGGTTCATACCGCCCGGAGCCATATGTAAAAAGGTGATATAACTCGCGGGATCATACATAAACTCGATGAAATCTTTGGTTGCATCGGATTGCGTCATGTCCGAGGTTTTTAATGCGACGAGCCCGGATAACGTTCCGTAAGATGCGGCGCTTTTATGGCTGATGATGGGCGCGAAAGCAGTATTTTTAACAAGGTTGGGGTCAAAGGTACCGCCACTGAGTTCCTTGAAATTTTCAGAGGTGAGTGAGCCTTTTGCCACTTCGGCAAGTGCAAGATCATCCATTATGTAGGTTGAATAGAAGAACATGCCCATTTTGCCTTGTAGATAATAATCTCTAGCTCGCCAGTTCTGAGGCCCTGGTGGGTTGTATTGGGATAACGTCTTATAGAATTCGATCGTTTCTAACGTCGCTGGGCTGTTAAAGATAAGGCTTCCTTTTTCATCAAATTCAGCGGCATTATTTGAAAGCGCTAATTGTGTGAAGACTTGTTCAGTATAGCTGTCCTGCTTAGTACCAATTAAAATACCGTACTGGTTGTTTGCTTTGTCGGTTAATGCTTTTGCAGCTGCTTCGATGTTTTCCCAACTGTTCGGCGCGGCTAGGCCTTTTTCATCAAACCAGTCTTTACGATACCAAATGCCTTGAATCCAGCCATGGTATGGAAGCCCGTAATACTGATCATCAGGGGAGGTTAGTGTGGTTAAAGCACCTTTATGAAAGCGTTCTTTACCAATATCTGCTACGACGGAATCATGGACTTTAGTATTGACGATACCTTCTTCGCCCAATGCCATGATGATTTCAGAGTTCACTTCGACCAGTTGGGGCGTGGTGCCTGCAGCGACTGCGGCGGCCATTTGAGTTGCCATCTCGTTCTCATCGACTGGCACTATGTTTACCGTAACCCCGTCGTTTAGCGCCTCAAAAGTGCTCGCGAGCAATTCGATCGTTTGCATTCTGTCGGTTTGAGTTTGAGCGGTCCAAAACTCCACCGTCGTTGCGTTAGCAAGCTGACTAAACAACAAGCCACCTGAAATGATGAGAGCTGTTTGATTCTTCATTTTGTCTTCCCCGTCCTATTTTTTGTTTTTAATGGGTTTCCATGACTTTCAAAAAGGGCGCTAACGATCATTACCCTAATACGACTTAAAAGGGCTAGAAAACCCTGAGGCCACAACACCAGGAGTAAGTGTCTCCTGAAGTTCTTCAATTGCAACACCCTTGATGCGAGACACCATCATGGTTGCCAACTTTTCTCCTATTTGAGCCGGAGGTGCTGGCTGTATGCTGGTAATACCCATGCTGGAGGTCAGCTCATCAATTGGCGTATCGCAACCTATAATCGCTATTTTTCGACCGACAGTTTGCAGCCTCATCACCGCTAATGCTGCCGCTTTTGCCGCTGTACTCGTTAAGCAAATAAGCGCCGTGATTGTGGGTTTGCGTATCAACAGCTCTGCGCATGCGAGATAATTTTCTTCTTCGTCGAAACTGACTTCTATTAAATCTTGCTTTGTTAGATTGAGATTCTTTTCAGCGGCAAGCTCGAATATTCCTCGTAATCTTTCTTTTGCAAAAAAGTATCGCTCGTTAACCGAAACAATGCCGATGCATGCACGTTGGTTTTCGTTTAGTGTTTCGACACTCATTCTACCGACGGCATAATTATCGAGATCTAACCAAGCAAAGCGCTTGTTGTTTTCTATCCGCCCGTAGCAAACAAACGGAATGTCCAATTTTAATAATCGGTGAACCTTGGCATCGTTTACCTTGGTACGAAGCAAAATAAAGCCGTCTTGGTCACCGGTTTTTATCAAACGTTCGAACTCACTCAACTCCAATCGACCAGAATCAATGACGACAATCTTGAGAATATAATCTTGTTCCTCAAGAATTCGTCGTGTGCCGGATAACACTTTTGACAGTGTTGCATCAATATACTGTGCATCCTGACTCGGCAATACGGCGGTAATGATGCGTTTTGCTTGAACCCAATGGGCTGAATCAGCACCTTTGAGTTTATATCCTTGTTTGGCCGCCTCTTTTAGTACGCGCCTTTTTGTCCGTGGACTGATATCTGGGTAGTCGTTCAGTGCACGCGACACCGTCGATACAGACAGATCCAGCTGAGTTGCTATCTCTTTAATAGACATCGTGTCTTGTTATTACACTCTTAACATTATTATTCTTATCACTGTCTATCATTTGAGCGTATTTTTAAAGCTCAATCTGTGTATTTATTGATCATTGTCTATCGACGTTAGAGCCGAAAAAGTTTCGATGCAACTTTTTTTTATTGCGCTTTTTTAGGGCGTTTTCGATGTGGGTTTTAAGTCTGTTTTTCAGTCTAGTAGACGAGAAAGTAGGCTTCGAGAGTCGAAGCAGTGATTAAGAGAAGAAAGTTAGGATATCAAAGAAGGCTGATATCCTTTTGAAGACGATAAGCCAAGCGGCTTTTGACGCAGCGAGCAATATTTGGAATGAACGCCTAGATTAAAAGCGGCGATGGGCGCAATCGCGTTATGATTCGATTGTTTCAGTAGAAGACGTGTCGATTGTTGTCGTTTCCGTCGCTTGATCGTCAAGCGCCGCACGATCCGCCTTTGATATGTATTTTGGCTTTGCTTTTTTCGGGTTGGCCTTAAGGTTGGCACGTTTGGCTTTCTTAGTAAGAATGCCTTTGATTTTTTTACGACGGTTCATAGATATCCAACTGGTAGTTTGAATGTCTATTATATAACTGATTGCGGTAAGGTTGTAGCGCGCTAAGCACCTACTTTAATTAGATTTTAAGCCTTAATCTTGAAATCAGCATTCATGAAAGCCTGAACGGGTTGTTCAGGCTTTCATGAATGCTGATTTTGCTCTCTACGTTAGCGAGCTTTTAAATAGTTTAAAACAGTGTCAGCATCCGATACTTCAAATGGGTCTTCAGGAGCATTATCTTGATACCCAGCTTCTGAGAACATTTTTTTGATCTCGCCGTTCTCAACGTGCATGGCATAACGCCAGCTGCGCATACCGAATCCTAAATTGTCTTTCTTAACTAACATACCCATTTGGCGAGTGAAGTCACCGTTTCCATCGGGTAGTAAGAAGACATTTTGTGCGTTTTGACTTTTGCCCCACTGAAACATCACGAATGCGTCATTGACCGAAATACAAATAACGGCGTCGATACCTTGGCCTTTGAACTCTTCGTATAATTCTTCGTAACGTGGTAGGTGCGACGTTGAGCAAGTTGGTGTAAAGGCACCTGGTAAAGAGAAAACAACCACATTTTTATCTTTGAATAAATCGTCAGTCGTTACGTCTTTCCACTCAAATGGGTTTGGGCCACCTAAAGCTTCATTACGAATACGTGTTTTAAACACGACATGTGGTACGTTGGTAATCATTTTGTATCCCTTATACTAAGATGAGATCTTTGCGCGACCACTGTGCTCTCCAAGACAGTGTTAAAAAGACTCAAAGTGGTCATTTACAACTCATAAACGCGGCTTTGTCGTCTATTTCTGCCTCGTCTTGACTCGCGATTTCGTGCAAAGCTCTCAAGATGAATCATTTTTTGTTCAGCAGCGTTTTTGCATTCCGCGCTTCGCAAAGATTAGCATAGCATTTAAATCAATTGTGATGTGATTTGCTCGCAATCTCTCCCCATAATGTTTTTATCCGGCTGTCTCTTCCGCAACTCGAACGATAGAAGCGATATCGCAAAGGGTTTTTCGTGTAATAATCTTGATGGTAATCCTCTGCGAGATAAAAAGTACTAGCAGGTAGTAATTGTGTGACGATTTCATCTGCGAAGGGTTTTGTTTTATTTATGTGTGCCAAAGAGGCTTCAAATAAGCTTTTTTGTTGGGTATTTTGATAAAACATCGCGGTCTTGTATGGGCTGCCTTTATCGCAAAACTGCCCATGAGGGTCGGTCGGATCAATGGTCTTCCAGAAGTAGTTTGAGAGCGTTTCGAGTGACACAACGGAATCCTCAAAGGTGATCTTTACGGCTTCAAAGTGGCCTGTTTTTTTTGCCGCGACTTGTCTGTAGCTGGGGGACTCTGTGTGTCCGCCGGTATAACCTGATACCACGTCCAGTACGCCGTTTACTTTCTCAAAATCGGATTCGACACACCAAAAGCAGCCTCCAGCGACGATCATGGACTGAACATCCGCGTTTGCGGGAACCGATAAAAGTGAGGCACTTGCTATCGTGCCCAATAACAAGGTGGCGTTGATCTTATTTTTCAGTTTCATGTTGGATCCTAAATTATGCAAAAAAGGCGAATCTCGGTACGATTTCCGAACAACGCTTGTTAAGTTCGATAGTCGTCCCATATAACTATTTATACGAACTATCTATACGAACTATCTATAAATGCTATCTATAGGAAATAAGACGTAACATGATCGAGATTTGTTACGATCAAATTTAAATTTGAGGGTGCAACATGAGCCGTGATTCCAATACAGAAGTTAAAAACGACGACTATGTACCGCCTAAAGTGTGGACGTGGGAGGCTGAGAGCGGTGGGAAATTTGCAAGTACGAATCGACCCACAGCAGGCGCGACGCATGAAAAAACGCTACCCGCCGGAGTGCACCCATTTCAGTTGCACTCGCTAGCGACGCCGAATGGGCAAAAAGTCACCATAATGCTTGAAGAGTTACTTGCCGCGGGCGTATCAGAAGCAGAATACGATGCGTACTTGATCAATATAGGGGAAGGTGATCAGTTTTCTTCTGGTTTTGTTGAAATCAATCCGAATTCTAAAATCCCTGCAATGTTAGATACAACCACGACGCCGGCCACGCGCTTGTTTGAATCCGCCTCCATCCTTCAGTACTTGTCAGAAAAGTTTGGCCTGTTGGAGCCAAAAGACCCCGCTGGAAAAGCGGAGTGTCGCAATTGGTTGTTCTGGCAAATGGGGTCTGCGCCATACTTAGGAGGTGGCTTTGGTCATTTTTATGCGTATGCGCCAACTAAGCAGCAGTACCCGATAGATCGTTTTACGATGGAAACGAAGCGCCAGTTAGACGTTCTGGATAAGCACTTGGCCGAGAATAACTATATGGCTGGCGATGACTATTCCATTGCTGATATTGCTATTTGGCCTTGGTACGGAAACCTTGTACTTGGCAACTTATACGATGCGGCGGAGTTTCTGAATGTCGAAAGCTATATGCACGTGATGCGTTGGGCGAAGGAAATTGAACAACGTCCAGCGGTTCAGCGTGGACGTATTGTTAACCGACCGTTTGGCGAAGCTTGGGAGCAAGTGATTGAGCGTCATTCGGCCGAAGACATTGATAAAGTCATGGCCCTTAAGCCAGAGTGATAAGCATTATGAGGCCCCGCGAGACGGTCTCATTAGGTATTTCAAAGTACAAAAGGGCACGTTTATCCGACCAACGTGCCCTTTCTATTTCTAAGTATTTTCTATTCAAAGTAATTTTTCTTCTAAATATTTT encodes:
- a CDS encoding LacI family DNA-binding transcriptional regulator encodes the protein MSIKEIATQLDLSVSTVSRALNDYPDISPRTKRRVLKEAAKQGYKLKGADSAHWVQAKRIITAVLPSQDAQYIDATLSKVLSGTRRILEEQDYILKIVVIDSGRLELSEFERLIKTGDQDGFILLRTKVNDAKVHRLLKLDIPFVCYGRIENNKRFAWLDLDNYAVGRMSVETLNENQRACIGIVSVNERYFFAKERLRGIFELAAEKNLNLTKQDLIEVSFDEEENYLACAELLIRKPTITALICLTSTAAKAAALAVMRLQTVGRKIAIIGCDTPIDELTSSMGITSIQPAPPAQIGEKLATMMVSRIKGVAIEELQETLTPGVVASGFSSPFKSY
- a CDS encoding carbohydrate ABC transporter permease, whose product is MSSLLKKSESQLGLKLVAPAVGIIALLVIYPIAFNVYLSFFDVQLNGNRTFVGLDNYTNLLSNPRYYHSVGISIVYLIGTVIGTTILGLAAAILMNQDFRFRNLARGLILLPYFAPVISVVFGWQFIFDPVNGIYNHMVVDVLGLTDTRDNLIGNPDSALFVVIVFDIWKHFPIAYLLFLAKLQSVPKDLYEAAAIDGQNAWGRFWHVTLPELRFVIATVVLLRVIWNLNRFEDVYLLAPNVETLPIFTYYQAFAGLVDQGIAAAISVIQLLVLVGLIWLYVRKVLKW
- a CDS encoding DUF2986 domain-containing protein gives rise to the protein MNRRKKIKGILTKKAKRANLKANPKKAKPKYISKADRAALDDQATETTTIDTSSTETIES
- a CDS encoding ABC transporter substrate-binding protein, producing the protein MKNQTALIISGGLLFSQLANATTVEFWTAQTQTDRMQTIELLASTFEALNDGVTVNIVPVDENEMATQMAAAVAAGTTPQLVEVNSEIIMALGEEGIVNTKVHDSVVADIGKERFHKGALTTLTSPDDQYYGLPYHGWIQGIWYRKDWFDEKGLAAPNSWENIEAAAKALTDKANNQYGILIGTKQDSYTEQVFTQLALSNNAAEFDEKGSLIFNSPATLETIEFYKTLSQYNPPGPQNWRARDYYLQGKMGMFFYSTYIMDDLALAEVAKGSLTSENFKELSGGTFDPNLVKNTAFAPIISHKSAASYGTLSGLVALKTSDMTQSDATKDFIEFMYDPASYITFLHMAPGGMNPMLKGIAEDPAYLDDPNGVFKLYGADKMKKIVSGFDDIRSFSVVKGKTFPESGEIFAKSVIPRMLYSVAIENEAPQAALDEAEQEMKAIIAK
- the yghU gene encoding glutathione-dependent disulfide-bond oxidoreductase, whose product is MSRDSNTEVKNDDYVPPKVWTWEAESGGKFASTNRPTAGATHEKTLPAGVHPFQLHSLATPNGQKVTIMLEELLAAGVSEAEYDAYLINIGEGDQFSSGFVEINPNSKIPAMLDTTTTPATRLFESASILQYLSEKFGLLEPKDPAGKAECRNWLFWQMGSAPYLGGGFGHFYAYAPTKQQYPIDRFTMETKRQLDVLDKHLAENNYMAGDDYSIADIAIWPWYGNLVLGNLYDAAEFLNVESYMHVMRWAKEIEQRPAVQRGRIVNRPFGEAWEQVIERHSAEDIDKVMALKPE
- the msrA gene encoding peptide-methionine (S)-S-oxide reductase MsrA, encoding MKLKNKINATLLLGTIASASLLSVPANADVQSMIVAGGCFWCVESDFEKVNGVLDVVSGYTGGHTESPSYRQVAAKKTGHFEAVKITFEDSVVSLETLSNYFWKTIDPTDPHGQFCDKGSPYKTAMFYQNTQQKSLFEASLAHINKTKPFADEIVTQLLPASTFYLAEDYHQDYYTKNPLRYRFYRSSCGRDSRIKTLWGEIASKSHHN
- a CDS encoding peroxiredoxin, whose amino-acid sequence is MITNVPHVVFKTRIRNEALGGPNPFEWKDVTTDDLFKDKNVVVFSLPGAFTPTCSTSHLPRYEELYEEFKGQGIDAVICISVNDAFVMFQWGKSQNAQNVFLLPDGNGDFTRQMGMLVKKDNLGFGMRSWRYAMHVENGEIKKMFSEAGYQDNAPEDPFEVSDADTVLNYLKAR